Genomic DNA from Lactuca sativa cultivar Salinas chromosome 8, Lsat_Salinas_v11, whole genome shotgun sequence:
ACTGTCAACTCCATAATGTAACTGATTCAATTTTACTTCaactttttaattttagtttGATCCTTTGGGGTTCAAGGATCCGTTGCCTCCTTGAAAATGACATGTTTGCTCTtgaatgaccattttgcccccaCCATATCCACGTGTTTTCATCTCAGCAACATTCTAGACCTCTTCACACCAtttggaccatttatgtaatttgtcATATCATTTCAGTACTTGTTAGAAAGTAAAcggattgatttttttttttttttttttgcaattataTCTTTCCTAGAAATAAGCATTTGACTCGTCTCTGTCGTTGTGATTGATCGTTGAAAGTTTAATAATTCTATATAAATCGAACAAACTTTAttacataaatatacatataattggTACAAAATAAGATTTCACAAAGGAAGACCAATAAATAATAAGCAAAAAGTTATATTGAACTTTACTAAACATAATATATTAAACTGAATGATGATAAATTTAGTAATGTAGCCGATCTCATAACCATTAAGCAAATGtattaatatataattatttgcAGAGACTACGATGTTGCTCAATCATGAATTGTAACTTGTGAAATATAACTTGGTATACacatatataaactataaaaaaaataaataaataaataaaaaataaaaaaataaaaaaagcctATTATGTAAAGCAAAAAACTATTATTGCGCTGCTACCTATAAAAAACATTATTGTAATGCTCGGGTTTGGTTGTTTTTATTCTTTAAActcatatataatttatatattaattatcatcacaaaaattatattttatatattataaaataaccaAATTTCAAAGGATTACTATTCATTTCCTTAAAACTTCCTCGTTTGTCtaggaaaaaaagaaaaaaaaaatatgtaaccatttATGCCTTTGACATAACCAAACCAACCCATTCTATTCAAGATGCCTAAAATTTGTCCAACATTTTAAtccttatttcattttttttaacccAGAAAATTTATTTATTACCTCCAAATCCATCATTCTAAGATTTTTCTGTCTCATCAAAATCGGATAGGCAAAGTCTCTCCAATTTGCTTCCTGAATGTCAACCATGAAAATCAAGATTTAAAGAAGccgatatttttattatttttattatttaaataatgaaTCAACACAAatacttttattatttttatatacatgACTTACCTCTCATTGATGAACTTATCATCTGATAATGCCTTTTCTAATCTTTCCTCAAATGGTGTCGCATGCCAACTAACCTTCTGATCCTGTTCACTCGAATGAAATATAAtcaaaaaatggaaaaaaaataataataataaagattaaacttttattaaaacaaaatttacCTCTTTGTACTTGTTAGTAGTATTAGGGATTCCATTCCCATCCCACCAAGAAACTTTGTCAGGATTCCAATGGATTTGTGATTGAGGAGTTTCTTTATCAACCTGCTCAAGACCTTCTTCAATTGGTGGTTCTAACCGAGAGAAAATATCAGGGTCTACCCCTGAATACACATACTGCAATCTAATCTTTGGATTCTTCCCAGATTCCTTTGTGTATACATATGAAGGGAAGACAGTGCCAGGTGTTTGCATATCATTGGTTAACTTGAGAGGGGTTGGATAAGGTGAAGGCTTAATATTCTCATCACATGGTGTTCCAGATGGTTTAGTAGTTTCTATTGAAGTGCTTTTGGATGAAGATGAGCTTGCATCATTCTCACCTTCAAAGCGAACAGATTTTGTTTTGAATTGTGTGGTTGCAGCCATTAATGGAGTGTATGAAGTTAAGGAGTTGAGTGTCTGAGTGTCTTTAACATGATCTATAACCACACAGCCATCAGAAGAGCTGGTTTTGTTGCTATCTGAGCTTTGTTCTGCTATATAGCTACAGAAACACAAAGTATAAGTGAAacgaatcatattatttaagtaGACTGTGTGAAAAGATATCTTAGTTTTTTGTGGGTATGAAACTATGAATTACCTAATTGGTGATTGTGTTGAAGAATCTGATTCAGTCTCCCATTCCTCAAAAAGTTTGATTGGAGGATGTACCAGATCAGGTTGCTTCTCTAATGGTTTTTCAGTAGTAGTGTTTGGAATCCATGAATGAAATGTTGCTTCCATATCCCTACTTTGCGTTTGTGAATCTGTAAATTTCTCAGAGTTTCGTATTTCTTCTGGAGTTTGGGGTAAAGTGCCACAAGCTTTGAGCAATTTTGCCTGTAATGTAAGAATTTACTCGTTCAGTGGGTCGAGACTTGCAGAACTAAACGTGTGATAAGGAGTAAGAACATAGAAGATCATATGGGCAACTCAAATTCAAATTGTTGACATTAATCTCAAAGCTTCAAGACATATTATTGAAATATTCAGTcatcttttgaattaatactcaaaTTCTGTGTATAGCATTTCCTGTTACTTTTGGCCTTCTAGAGTGCGTAACTCTAGTATTGTCATTTGCACTTGAATGTTGATGTTAAAGCGAGTGACAGATACTTGAGCCTATCATAGCATTACACAAATAATTACCTCAGCCCTGAGTCCATCATCGGAGAATGGAGATCCTGTAGCACCAGATCCCCCATCCTTGCCTTGTGACTGATCACCATCTTCGGCTAAATATCATATACACAATTTATCAACACGAATTCAGCGATGAAATAGACATTGCGTACAGAACAATCGATTTCTGGAAAACCATCTCTAATGCAACAAATAAGTTATAAATCAAAAACAGTAAGTCGTTCTGAGTGACCATTGCGTAATTCACTGTGACAAGAGAAATTAAATCAAACTTCATACTGATTTAAAATCAAGATCTGATGAAATCTCTTTTAAGAAATGCGATAATATGAAAGATAGAGCAGAGAAATCACCTTCTGGAATTAGTACAGACCACAAGCTATTGCTAGCCAGAGTATCGGTAGGTTCCTGAACGCCGAAAAGAAAACCAGGAGTATTAAACAAAAACATACGGTTGAAATTCTTGATCTCGAAACCTTACCATCGGCGTGATCGGTTGAgaaacgggaggaggaggaggatcatCTCTAACACGGAAACAGCTGAAGAGACAGCCCATACCTCTGAGCAGATACTCTACAAATTCACAATGAAACAGTGGGAATAACATCCAGTACTGTGTGAAGAACAAGAACCCTAGCCTGTGGTTTTGCTGGAGTGGGTGAACGTTATCGTTGGCTCTAAATATTTGGGGTAATTCAAAATGGGGGGAAATGGAAAACAGACCAAGAGGGAATGTGCGAACTCTAGCGTTATGTCCATTTTGGACCAACGGAAAAtcgattaaaaaaattataaaaataatccTTGTTTTTACATATTAATAACGAAATAAATAACAATTAAATGTGCATTTATGTTTACTATATTTTTtttagagaaaatgacaaaaatagccatttacactaatggtattacaaaaatagccaaaaaaaattaaaattacaaaattagccaacgatttCGCAGATGGAGATGCCCCATCTGCGATTTACTCTCACTCTATCTGCGAAATCGtggtatttttttgtatttttttttttttttaagtttgactatgaagtgaattggtttgactacaaaatcatgttgctatataaaaagttttgtagaaaaaatatcattttggttgttatttgtttaggaactctctctacaatttgctaaaaaaatgattgaatatttggtttgtcttgtaaccggtgggagatggcaagttaatAGAACTAATCTAGAATacatagggataatgacttgagaggGTAACATACTTTTGATTTTGATCACATTTGGTCACTGAACTTTTTTTCGTGCTCTATTAACCCTTTAACTTTTTGATTTGTGCAAATTTTCCCCTTCCGACCGGGTTTAGCCGGTTTCAATGAATTTATTGATCCTACGTGTATTTTTTATCTTACGTGGCGAAAGAGGTGGCATGTAGGCCCCGATTTTTCGTCTCCGTCTCATTAAACCACACCCCTCATTAAACCACACTCCGAAGTCTCATTTGGTCCTTAAACTCGACTAGGTCACCAAATTCTCCATCGATCATTCATCTCCTTCAACCGTTCTATGGCATCATCTCCAAATCCTACTGATCAGAACTTCATTGTAGTGAATTTCCACTACAATGGTCAGTTTGCACCCAATCCCTTAGTTTACTTTGATCCCGACAGAGCATCAGTGCGAGATGTTGACTTCAGTGGGTTTGGGTATGAGCAATTCATGGAATTCCTTCACAAGCTCACCAAATCGAGAAGCAAAGACATCTATTTCTGCCTTCCACAAGAGTCTTTAGGTCTTGGAATTCATACATTGGTGAACGACGGTGATTACAAGGAATTTTTGGATTTGGCGTATGCTAATGACAAGAGAATGAATGTATATGTGGATCACCATAATGAACCTATCTTCAACTGGATTGAGGCTGAGGAAAGTGAAAGTGAAAACAAAGACTTAGATGAAGATGAGGATTCAGTTATTCAAGATTCATATTTTGTTGATCATGAAGAAGATGATGCTACTTATCCATTTCCAGCAAACAAAACTGCACGTGATAGATTTTTAAACATCCTTTGTGAACCTATAGAGAGTGAAGATCAAGATGATGAATACGTGCCACCCCAGTACCCTGTGTATGATGAGAGACAACCATGGGATCAGATGAAACCAATGATAGGTATGCGATTTTGTAACCCTACTGAGCTTAAACATATGTTAAGCAATTATGCAGTTGCTAATGGGTATGATCTATGGTTTGAAAAAAATGACTCTGATAGATTGTTAGTGAAATGTTGCAAAAAGAATAAGTCACCATCTTGCCCTTTCAGACTATGGGCCTCCTGGATGGgtaaagaaaagacttttcaGATCAAATCTCTAGTGAATGAACATAATTGTTGTAGGGTGTTTAAGTTTGGGTCAATTGTAACTTATAGATGGATAGGGAAACATTTTATGAGTCAAATTATAGAGAACCCAAAAATGAGTGCAAGGAAGATGAAAGCTAAAGTGTCAACAACATTCAACATAAATATGAGTGTGGGGCAATGCAGAAATGCAAAGAAATTTGCATTACAAGAGATTGAAGGAAGTTTAATTGAACATTATGGGAGATTGTGGTCATATGGTTAGGAAATTATCAGGTCAAATCCTGGGTCTACTGTGAGATTGGATGTAGACATCATGCCAGATTCCACAACTTTGTTTTCTAAGTTTTATGTGTGTTTCAAAGCTGTAAGGGATGGTTGGTTAGAAGGGTGCAGGCCTGTAATTGGGCTTGATGGTTGCTTTTTAAAGGGTATAGTTAGAGGAGAAGTTATTTCAGCTGTTGGGAGAGATGCAAACAACCACATCTACCCTTTAGCATGGGCTGTGGTATGTGTTGAGAATAAAGAAACATGGAAGTGGTTCATAGATTTGCTTATGGAAGACATTAATGGTGGTCTTGGTGCAGGCATTACCCTTCTTTCTGATGGACACAAGGTTAGTACTAGGTCATTTTTATGCTTCATTTTTATGCTTTTTCACTCATAATGATGTTGTGATTTGTAGGGGTTATTACAAGCAGTTAAGGAAAGATGTCCAGAAGCTGAACATAGACAATGTGCTAGACACATTCTGGCCAATTTTAATAAAAGGTTTACTGGTcaacaatacataaagttattttggagGGCTGTAAGGGCTAGTACTGTGGAGAAGTTCAGAGGTATAATGGAGAAGATCAAATCTATTGATACTCATGCTTATGATTACCTTATAGACAGAGATCCTACTACCTGGTCTAAGGCATTCTTTCAAGAATGAAGAGACTGTGATGCAGTGGAGAATGGGATCAGTGAGAGTTTCAATTCTGCTATTAGGCATGCTAGAAGGAGACCTATAATCACTATGCTGGAGGAGATTAGGTTATTTGTGATGGAAAGGATATACACTCAAAGAGTTGAAGGAATGGAATGGGATTTGCTTATATGTCCAGCTATTAGGAAGCGTATAGAAGAGCTGAAGGTTAAACAGAGGTAATTATTTTACTTTAATATGCTTATGTTAATTATGAGGATGTGTTATTGATTCACTGATGTTAATATGCTTAAACAGATTGTGGGGAGTTACTCCTTGTGGTTATCAAAAGTATGAGGTTAGATTCACTGATGTTGCATATGGAGTGGATCTAATTGCAAAGAAGTGTGCCTGTAGAATATGGCAACTTACAGGGATACCATGCTTACATGGAGTGGCAGCAATATCTTACTTGAATCATGATGCTGAGGCATATGTGTCCCAATCATACACTACTGAGGCTTATCTAAAATGCTACAAATATAGCATTAATCCTCTCAATAGTAGTGAAATGTGGCCAGATGTTCCATACCATAAGCCTTTGCCTCCCAAAAGAAGAAGATTACCTGGTAGGCCATCTGTGAAAAGGAAGAAGGATGCAATTGAACGAGAGTTGAGTGGATCAAGTAGACAAACTGTCTCAAGAAGGGGTAGCATAATAAAGTGTGGTATTTGTAAGGAACCAGGTCACAACAAGAAAAAGTGTCCATCTAACCAACAAAGCAATACATCAGGTGAatatttttaaaaacattacatCATTTGAACAAAGAATTgacattttaatttttgtttgcaGTACCAAGTTCATCCAGGGGCAGTGGAGCAGACCCAAGTTTATCCAGGGGCAATGAAggaccaccacctcctccaccaccacctgcagCCCAAcaacctcctccaccaccacctgcagCCCCCATGCCAAGAAGAAGGGTCCCAGTTAGTAGAAGTGGAAGGAGGAAATATTCTGAACGAATTATCAAACAAGCATTAAGGAGGCAGATACCTGGGGTTGGGAGTAATGCAGATAACCCTTCAGTTATTGATTAATTTAGTGGGTGTGTAGTGGGTGTAAGGCAGTTGTGATGTAAAGACAAAGTAGTAGTCTTTTTATTATGCTTTTCTATGGTACTATCAAGTAGGTGTATGGGCACATGGTGGCCCTTCTTTTGTCTATGCAGGAATCTTTTGTGTTACCTAGAAACTACTTTTGTGTATGCAGACAAAAACTTATATAACTGTAGAATATTAATGGCGTATTACAATGAATCCAACCACCACATTCActtacttttttttattatatgtatttgttatatgtatgctagtttgtgattccattccagtcaaaactaattctttatatgcatgctacTTTGTGATTCTATTTCAGTCAAAATCAAATATGTATTcattgtgattccattccaatcaAAGTTAATATGTATGCAGTTAATATGTATGCTTCTTTATCCTTATGATTCCATTCCAGTCAAAAATATTTCTTGGTGATTCCATTCCAGTCAAAGTTACTTCATTCCATtctttgtgattccattccaatcaAAGTTAATATGTATGCAGTTAATATGTATGCTTCTTTATAATTAAATTTTCCATTACAATCAATGTTACTTCATTCCATTCCAACAAGAAGTTAAGATAACAACTctattctattcaaacaacatcTTTCAATACATCATGTGACTTCATTTCATCATATACACGATGATCAGAAAAAGAAATCCAATGGTAAACTTATATAGTTTCTCCTTCATTGCAATGGCATCAGAGTACTTTTCCTTCTTCATCTGTTCCATGTCTTCCTTCACCTTCTCTACT
This window encodes:
- the LOC111914957 gene encoding uncharacterized protein LOC111914957; this encodes MPDSTTLFSKFYVCFKAVRDGWLEGCRPVIGLDGCFLKGIVRGEVISAVGRDANNHIYPLAWAVVCVENKETWKWFIDLLMEDINGGLGAGITLLSDGHKGLLQAVKERCPEAEHRQCARHILANFNKRFTGQQYIKLFWRAVRASTVEKFRVENGISESFNSAIRHARRRPIITMLEEIRLFVMERIYTQRVEGMEWDLLICPAIRKRIEELKVKQRLWGVTPCGYQKYEVRFTDVAYGVDLIAKKCACRIWQLTGIPCLHGVAAISYLNHDAEAYVSQSYTTEAYLKCYKYSINPLNSSEMWPDVPYHKPLPPKRRRLPGRPSVKRKKDAIERELSGSSRQTVSRRGSIIKCGICKEPGHNKKKCPSNQQSNTSVPSSSRGSGADPSLSRGNEGPPPPPPPPAAQQPPPPPPAAPMPRRRVPVSRSGRRKYSERIIKQALRRQIPGVGSNADNPSVID
- the LOC111884823 gene encoding protein JASON; the encoded protein is MLFPLFHCEFVEYLLRGMGCLFSCFRVRDDPPPPPVSQPITPMEPTDTLASNSLWSVLIPEAEDGDQSQGKDGGSGATGSPFSDDGLRAEAKLLKACGTLPQTPEEIRNSEKFTDSQTQSRDMEATFHSWIPNTTTEKPLEKQPDLVHPPIKLFEEWETESDSSTQSPISYIAEQSSDSNKTSSSDGCVVIDHVKDTQTLNSLTSYTPLMAATTQFKTKSVRFEGENDASSSSSKSTSIETTKPSGTPCDENIKPSPYPTPLKLTNDMQTPGTVFPSYVYTKESGKNPKIRLQYVYSGVDPDIFSRLEPPIEEGLEQVDKETPQSQIHWNPDKVSWWDGNGIPNTTNKYKEDQKVSWHATPFEERLEKALSDDKFINERKQIGETLPIRF